The genomic interval ATGCAGCCGATGTGGCGGAAAACGTGGCGCGTGGCGTGGAGCTGGCGCGCGCCGCGATCGCCTCGGGCGAAGCAGGGCGGCGCATGGCGCTTTTGGCGGAAATAACACAATGAGTTCAACGGATATCTTAAGGCAAATTCTCGCCGCCAAGGCGGAGGAAGTTGACACGCGCGCCGACGAGTTGCCCTTAGCCGAACTGCAAGCGCGCATCGACGACGCGGAGATGCCGAGGGGTTTTGCTGGACGCCTGCAGCTGACCGTCGAAAGCGGACGGCCCGCGATAATTGCGGAGCTCAAGAAGGCGTCGCCGAGCAAAGGGGTAATCCGCGCCGACTTCGATCCTGCCGCGATCGCCGCGAGCTACGAAGCCGGGGGTGCTACTTGTCTGTCGGTGTTAACGGACGAGCACTATTTTTACGGGTGTGCGGAGGATCTGCGGGTCGCGCGCGCGGCCTGTTCGTTGCCCGTTCTGCGCAAAGACTTCATCATCGATCCGTATCAGGTCTACGAGGCGCGCGCGATGAGCGCGGACTGCGTGCTGTTGATCGCGGGCGCGCTTGGCGACGGCATGATGCGCGAATTATGCGCGCT from Gammaproteobacteria bacterium carries:
- the trpC gene encoding indole-3-glycerol phosphate synthase TrpC; the protein is MSSTDILRQILAAKAEEVDTRADELPLAELQARIDDAEMPRGFAGRLQLTVESGRPAIIAELKKASPSKGVIRADFDPAAIAASYEAGGATCLSVLTDEHYFYGCAEDLRVARAACSLPVLRKDFIIDPYQVYEARAMSADCVLLIAGALGDGMMRELCALARDLRMDTLLEVHDAHELERALALDTPLIGVNNRSLHTFETHLDTTLELLPRIGGGRLVITESGINSRDDVARMRKGGISCFLVGEAFMRARDPGAKLAELF